The genomic DNA AGGAATTTGGTAGGTGGACTTGACCACCGGCGTCTACCAAGCCAGTAGAATTGCCGAACGCAACCCGGTGGACATTCCATTCCGTACAAATCGCGTCCAAGTCAGGATCCAGTGATCCCCACCAGCATTCGCCAGACCGTAGCGCGACGTAGTAGGATTCACGTGGCCCCATCGTTAGGTATGCTATATCCTGCTGTCCTTGGAATTTGACGCCGCCTTCTGTTATCCTTCGCATCAGTCGCTCCGGCCAGGGGCCTTCATGAGTTGAGGGCATGCAATCACGGGATATAAAAAAGGATACCTCGCCGTGCGCCGCCTTCCATAAGGAGATGTGACTTATATTTGCCGAGGCGTTGCTAGCATTCCCGTGTCCACGATTTTGAGGAAATATTGATGGTACCAAGCACTGAGAAGGATCCGGGGCACTGACGGTCCAAACGCCATTGGCGAGCTTAGCCTTCTTCACAGAACTACCCAGAGATACAAGCATAGCTTCCAGTGCTGCGGGAGATTGCAGAACAATGGTCCAATGTAGACCACGTTgttcttccactttttcgCGTTGCCCCTGTGTGAGAGGATTTACAAGGGAAGTTCTTGCGGTTTCAGAAGGTACCGATACCTTGGACGGTGGTGTATTCTGTAGCACTCGATGAAGATCCCATTCCTCCTGTGGCGTATCcgcttcctttttgattttgttgtcgtccacaTTTTCAAATGGCGACAAGCGCGTGCAGTTTTGTTCAAGTTCTGCTCGATCGTATTCCAGCTCTCCAATCTCTGTGGACAGGCGTTGGTACTCTTCCTGGACGGAAGTCTTTTCGTCTACCACGGCATGAGCTCGCAATAAAAAGAGTACATCATTAGATGACAAAGTGTTGGTACCGCTGTTGCTTTTTTTAACGAATAAAGGCACTCGGTGTCGTCGTAATTTCCAATCAGCCTCCCCAGTAGTGGGTAAAGAACTGTCCTCCTCGTGAACTGACGGTTTCTCGGGCTCGAGCAACTGGGATGATACTGGCCATCGTGCCACATTCAACTGTGCGAAATGGATTCTGCTCTTGACGGTGAGTTCTGCGAGTAGCGAAATGACACCTGTGTCGCCCATGGCTTTGCGGGCGGAATCGTCGCACGATGGACCAGCCTGAGGCGACGCGGATCGGTCGGGCACTGCCAGAGCTGACTCCTTGGGACCGATCAAAATTTCAATACCCGATCGTGTTTCGTCAACCCTCGTCCTGTCACCAAGTTTGTGCaattgttgctgctgatttAGGTGTGGTTGAGTAAAAATCGCTTGCATTTCTCCCGTTCCGTCATCTCCTCCCGGAACACGGGCTTGGTCGCGACGGCGTTGACGTTGTGATTTCTTTGCGGCACGGCGGCTCGGAGTCGTCAAGGCCGTCGCGAGTCTCCGGACATGCGATGGACGTTCCGTGCCCGTGCTCCGGCTACTAGTCGTTGTTACGGACCCACCATCGGCGGTATTGGAACCACGTCTCATACTCGCGGATCTGGACGCATCGTCGTCCAACTTGCGCGAGGTCAACCACGACAGCATGGCGTAGAAAGGCAGCGCGACTTTCTCGCTCGCTCCCAACGGCGCGGAATTATTCGCGCTTGTAATGTCAAAGTTATAGAGTACAAAATACAAATTACAGGTAGAAAGGGAGCGATTCAATAATAGCCAAAACTACAACGACGGCAATgagaagaagaacaagagcgTCAACGAAGCAGGACGCTATCCACTGTGGCCATGGTGTGAGCAGGCTGTGCGAGCGCGTGGTGTTTATTAGGAACTGAAATTTCCTTCTCTATGTACAGGCTACCTCAAGAATCTTCCGAAGAGAGCTGGAGGACCGGATTACGGTTGGGCTATTACTAGGTTACCTCGGCACCTATGCGCTACAAAACGTCACAttaggaaagtactacttAAGGCAGGACAAATTTCATGTGATCCCCGCTTGTGTTCTTGGTATCGGATATCCACGACCCAGAAGTCATGTGTCTGTGTTAACGTGCATCTATTGCGTCCACTACATTGCCATATGCAGTAAAAGAAATACCTGACCATGACAGAAAAAGGAAACGTCTGACACTACGTCTGCCATACTTTCgtttttttggaagaaagcgagACCATTTTCCATTCTCTATTCGTTTTTTATACATACAACCATGCAACGATACCCGAACCATACAACGGCCTCATTTTGATCTCCACCGTTGCCGACCTCTGACCTCCAACGAATTTAGACCTTACTATTGTACGTTTGGCGTCTCCGTCCTCGTGCGCTTTCATGCACCTGAACGGTCACGAAAGCTCccacgcaacaacaacaacgacgacgacaatggcgtCGTGTCCCTGTCAACACGTCCCCCTCCGTCTCTCTTCGTTTACCGCCGCCGAACACGGGAACGTCTCGTCCTTACGAGCCCGTGCGCGGAACTTATCAGGACAACGCGACGCAGCCGGGAATTCACCACTGCACGCTGCGGCGCAGCACGGGCACGTGGCGGCAACCCTCTGGTTGTTACGCTACGGGGTGGTTGACGTGAACGTGGCCGATGGTGGGGCTACGCCGCTGCACCGAGCCAGTTTCTCCGGGGCTCTCGGGACAATGCGGGTCTTGCTACACGAGGAGACTTGTGATCTTCTTTGTCCCGATACATCTTTTGGGGACAACCGCACGGCCTTGCATAAGGCGGCGGCTGGAGGACGCTACCACGCCGTCCAACTTCTGCTCGACGCGCTCGAGGAACGGAGCCTGTTGCCAAGCGCTTTAGACCTGATAGATAACCACGGATGGACGGCACTCCAAGTGGCGAGCGACTGTGGGAAACGCCAGGAGAAAGAGAGGAAAAGTGTGGCACGATGGGATGTCGTGGCGGGTGGAGTCGCTGATTGGTCTCGCTGTGTGAAACTATTGGAAGCGGCACGAGGCGGTGGGAACAGAGCTAACAACAAGGTGTATCCATCTATCACAAAACAGTCATCAATCTTCAATAAGACTCGTTGGGAATGCGAAGATTGCGAATTTGGACAGAAATGTACAACTACGGCGTGGGAAAATGCCTTTCGAACCACTCTGCTACTCTCAACCTCTCCCGATCCCCCCAAAAGGGTAGCTTTGTCGAATGATACCAGTATGATTTCCAGCATTGACTACCTACCAGAGGTCACCCCATCAGGATCTCAATCTTTGGCCAGAATAGAAAGGAAGCCTTCGACGGTTGCACAGCAATCACTAGACCAACCAGTTCGCAAGCTCCAATACGCCTCTCTCTCGGCCGAGCCTTCGCTCTCGGGATTGGGACATCCTTGCTATTTGTGTGCAGTAAATACGTTTGTTTTGTACCCTGCACCCGACAACCGTCTTATCTGCAAACGATGTAAGCGGAAACGAAATTAATACTAACATAAATAAATACTTTGAATCCGAAAAAGATGTCCATTCGTAGTACTGTAACGTATGATTGCGTACAAATATAAAACACAACATAGAGTGGATTTGTGCAGGGGCCAATGTTTACTCTTCATATGGCTGAGTCGATAGCTTCTTGTAGTTCCACAAACAGCTCTTGGACATTGACATTTGCTTCGTACATAATTTGATGATATTTGAAGCAGTAAGTGAGAAAGTTTAGCTGGGCCACTTTCTCGTGAAAGCGCACGCACACTCGAAACGCGTTGCGATAGCTGTCGACAGCTTTGCGCTGCACGGCATCGCTCGAGTTTCCTGCCTCCGCCAAAATACATTTTACGATTTTGGCTTGATCCTTGGCTCGATTTCTC from Phaeodactylum tricornutum CCAP 1055/1 chromosome 22, whole genome shotgun sequence includes the following:
- a CDS encoding predicted protein; its protein translation is MLSWLTSRKLDDDASRSASMRRGSNTADGGSVTTTSSRSTGTERPSHVRRLATALTTPSRRAAKKSQRQRRRDQARVPGGDDGTGEMQAIFTQPHLNQQQQLHKLGDRTRVDETRSGIEILIGPKESALAVPDRSASPQAGPSCDDSARKAMGDTGVISLLAELTVKSRIHFAQLNVARWPVSSQLLEPEKPSVHEEDSSLPTTGEADWKLRRHRVPLFVKKSNSGTNTLSSNDVLFLLRAHAVVDEKTSVQEEYQRLSTEIGELEYDRAELEQNCTRLSPFENVDDNKIKKEADTPQEEWDLHRVLQNTPPSKVSVPSETARTSLVNPLTQGQREKVEEQRGLHWTIVLQSPAALEAMLVSLGSSVKKAKLANGVWTVSAPDPSQCLVPSIFPQNRGHGNASNASANISHISLWKAAHGEVSFFISRDCMPSTHEGPWPERLMRRITEGGVKFQGQQDIAYLTMGPRESYYVALRSGECWWGSLDPDLDAICTEWNVHRVAFGNSTGLVDAGGQVHLPNSWIVVDCDGRVAWKNISSRLHRILEERLADAAGVVEVSFGPGGAYFIRFLDQTYDYFLPAHIAQACQTLEQDGKDITNIVMHPELYQDFIIRSKHARAGSHR
- a CDS encoding predicted protein — encoded protein: MASCPCQHVPLRLSSFTAAEHGNVSSLRARARNLSGQRDAAGNSPLHAAAQHGHVAATLWLLRYGVVDVNVADGGATPLHRASFSGALGTMRVLLHEETCDLLCPDTSFGDNRTALHKAAAGGRYHAVQLLLDALEERSLLPSALDLIDNHGWTALQVASDCGKRQEKERKSVARWDVVAGGVADWSRCVKLLEAARGGGNRANNKVYPSITKQSSIFNKTRWECEDCEFGQKCTTTAWENAFRTTLLLSTSPDPPKRVALSNDTSMISSIDYLPEVTPSGSQSLARIERKPSTVAQQSLDQPVRKLQYASLSAEPSLSGLGHPCYLCAVNTFVLYPAPDNRLICKRCKRKRN